A genomic window from Cucumis melo cultivar AY chromosome 8, USDA_Cmelo_AY_1.0, whole genome shotgun sequence includes:
- the LOC103484568 gene encoding uncharacterized protein LOC103484568 encodes MADLEKHDRVVGGNAFLSAEEDKLLDGVTLLDFDMLCSTVAMQTQGKWAKLETTEDATTGPEFGGVFRMWEGELLDCYDDRRIAIESACCPCHRFGKNMGRAGFGSCFLQGTVYLVLALGALCTFIAFLVTKRHYFLYSAIAFTISTVTYLGFFRTQMRRKFNIRGGDNSLDDCIYHLICPCCALSQESRTLEMNNVQDGTWHGRGDTICIGSYGDPSRFVELNPPLPVSTKLPEACGTLKDVANENHS; translated from the exons ATGGCTGATTTGGAGAAGCACGACAGGGTGGTTGGTGGGAATGCTTTTCTTTCTGCAGAGGAAGACAAGCTTCTCGATGGAGTTACATTGTTGGATTTCGATATGTTGTGTTCTACCGTCGCGATGCAGACCCAGGGCAAATGGGCCAAGTTGGAGACTACTGAAGATGCTACTACCGGACCTGAATTTGGTGGAGTTTTTAGGATGTGGGAAGGTGAACTACTTGATTGCTACGATGACCGCCGTATCGCTATTGAATCGGCATG CTGTCCGTGTCACAGATTTGGGAAGAATATGGGAAGGGCTGGTTTTGGCTCTTGTTTTCTTCAG GGAACGGTTTATTTAGTTCTTGCTCTTGGTGCCCTGTGCACCTTCATTGCATTTCTGGTCACCAAACGCCATTACTTTTTATATTCGGCAATTGCTTTCACCATTTCAACAGTTACATATTTGGGGTTCTTCCGCACCCAGATGAGAAGAAAATTCAATATAAGG gGAGGAGATAATTCCTTGGACGATTGCATCTACCACCTTATCTGCCCCTGCTGCGCCTTATCTCAG GAATCACGAACGCTGGAAATGAATAACGTCCAAGATGGCACATGGCACGGTCGGGGTGACACAATATGTATTGGTAGTTATGGTGATCCCAGTCGATTTGTGGAGCTAAACCCACCTCTTCCTGTCTCAACCAAATTGCCTGAAGCCTGTGGCACTCTAAAGGATGTGGCAAATGAAAATCACTCTTGA
- the LOC103485314 gene encoding putative zinc finger protein At1g68190 — MKKLCELCGCVATVMCEADAAMLCWGCDSKVHGANFLVGKHLRVLLCHDCQAPTPWNGSGPNLVATVAFCHNCVHKKRLNNGRRCEKACGSSNGGTAPIGCDDDDDDDDDDDEIENQVVPWLSLSPS; from the coding sequence atgaagaagttgTGCGAGCTGTGTGGGTGTGTGGCTACAGTGATGTGCGAAGCAGACGCAGCCATGTTATGTTGGGGCTGCGATTCGAAGGTCCATGGGGCTAATTTTCTAGTGGGGAAGCATTTGAGGGTTTTGCTGTGCCATGATTGTCAAGCCCCTACCCCTTGGAATGGTTCTGGTCCTAACCTTGTGGCTACGGTTGCCTTTTGCCACAATTGTGTTCACAAAAAAAGGCTGAATAATGGGAGACGGTGTGAGAAAGCTTGTGGGAGCTCTAATGGCGGAACTGCACCTATTGGTTGTGATgatgacgacgacgacgacgacgacgatgaTGAGATTGAAAATCAAGTGGTTCCTTGGTTATCTTTGTCCCCTAGCTGA
- the LOC103484569 gene encoding G-type lectin S-receptor-like serine/threonine-protein kinase B120: MASNCRKVVGFLQFFVISFFLCSSPLFCDSANSITRGRGLRDGSNETLISPNESYELGFFSPINSSLRYVGIWYHKIEEQSVIWVANRDSPLRNRDGVLIIGDDGNLVVQDGNNFSVWTSNVTANSFEPRNLTLHNHGNLVLSSGDDSSKVHWSSFEHPTDTFLPNMVVRVNPQMGEKRMFMSWKSETNPAVGNYCLGVDPRGAVQIIVWNGNNRWWRSGHWDKQIFSGIPTMRSTSLYGFKITPEDGNNISVTFQALNDLDKLKFQIQWDGKEAQQRLNETTRKWDTIRLLPSNDCDFYNFCGDFGICSEKSRPKCSCPQGFIPQNKERWDRGIWSDGCRRKTPLLEQRMKSNPNGTIEDGEQDGFVDLLFVKLPDFITGIFVVESCRDSCSSNSSCVAYSDAPGIGCATWDGPLKDIQRFEGAGNTLHLRLAHSDLTPVDSEGKLSTGVIVAICFGGAAAVAIIALLLWKFRGKTKAASTSEPQNKTEVPMFDLSKSKELSAELSGPYELGIEGEQLSGPDLPMFNFNCIAAATDNFSEENKLGQGGFGPVYKGKLPSGQEIAVKRLSVRSGQGLEEFKNEIILIGKLQHRNLVRLLGYSIQGEDKLLLYEYMPNKSLDWFLFDPNKQALLDWKKRLSIIEGIARGLLYLHRDSRLLIIHRDLKASNILLDEDMNPKISDFGMARIFGGNQNEATNTIRVVGTYGYMAPEYAMEGLFSVKSDVYSFGVLLLELICGRRNTSFRSTEYLTLISYAWKLWNEGRAIELLDPSIRDSSPENEVLKCIHVAMLCVQDSPAYRPTLQSLVLMLESESSSLQQPRQPTYTSTRASIDTDLFTEGHDIVSSNDVTVTMLDGR; encoded by the exons ATGGCTAGTAATTGCAGAAAGGTTGTTGGGTTTCTTCAATTCTTTGTTATTTCATTCTTCCTTTGTTCTTCTCCTCTGTTTTGCGATTCAGCAAATTCAATTACAAGGGGTAGAGGTTTAAGAGACGGTAGTAATGAAACCCTCATATCCCCGAACGAGTCCTACGAACTGGGTTTCTTCAGCCCCATAAATTCTTCATTACGATACGTCGGAATATGGTATCACAAGATCGAGGAACAGTCTGTTATTTGGGTTGCGAATAGAGATAGCCCACTTCGTAATAGAGATGGGGTTTTGATAATCGGAGACGACGGGAACTTGGTCGTTCAGGACGGTAACAACTTCTCTGTTTGGACAAGCAATGTCACAGCGAATTCGTTTGAGCCCAGAAACTTAACTCTTCATAACCATGGAAATTTGGTTCTCTCGAGTGGAGACGACTCGTCGAAAGTTCATTGGAGCAGCTTCGAACACCCCACAGATACATTTCTTCCGAACATGGTGGTGAGAGTGAACCCACAAATGGGCGAGAAACGAATGTTTATGTCGTGGAAATCAGAGACTAATCCGGCCGTCGGAAATTACTGTCTGGGTGTGGATCCCCGTGGAGCTGTACAGATCATCGTTTGGAATGGGAATAATCGATGGTGGAGAAGCGGCCACTGGGATAAGCAGATTTTCTCTGGGATTCCAACTATGCGTTCTACGTCGTTGTACGGGTTCAAGATTACCCCTGAAGATGGAAATAACATTAGCGTAACTTTTCAAGCTCTGAATGATTTGGATAAGCTGAAATTTCAAATTCAGTGGGATGGTAAAGAAGCACAGCAACGATTGAATGAAACAACTCGCAAATGGGATACCATTCGTTTACTGCCTTCGAACGATTGCGATTTCTATAATTTTTGTGGGGATTTTGGGATTTGTTCTGAAAAGAGTCGTCCTAAGTGTAGCTGCCCTCAAGGGTTTATACCCCAAAACAAAGAACGATGGGACAGAGGGATTTGGTCAGATGGGTGTCGGAGGAAGACTCCATTGCTTGAGCAGAGAATGAAAAGTAATCCAAATGGAACTATTGAAGATGGTGAGCAAGACGGATTTGTGGATCTACTATTTGTGAAATTGCCCGATTTCATAACTGGAATATTTGTGGTGGAGTCGTGTAGAGATAGTTGTTCCAGCAATTCTTCGTGTGTTGCATATTCGGATGCTCCTGGAATTGGGTGCGCTACTTGGGATGGACCCTTAAAAGATATTCAGAGATTTGAGGGTGCTGGGAATACTTTGCACCTTCGTCTCGCTCATTCTGATTTGA CACCTGTAGATAGCGAGGGCAAATTGTCAACTGGCGTGATAGTGGCAATATGTTTTGGAGGAGCAGCTGCCGTGGCCATAATAGCATTGCTGCTATGGAAATTCAGAGGCAAAACGAAAG CTGCTTCTACAAGTGAACCTCAGAACAAAACTGAAGTACCAATGTTTGACCTGAGCAAGAGCAAAGAACTTTCTGCAGAGCTTTCAGGGCCATACGAATTAGGCATAGAAGGTGAACAATTGAGTGGACCAGATTTGCCAATGTTCAATTTCAACTGTATAGCTGCAGCTACCGATAACTTTTCCGAGGAAAACAAGCTTGGCCAAGGAGGCTTCGGCCCTGTATACAAG GGAAAGCTTCCATCTGGACAAGAAATTGCTGTCAAGAGGCTTTCAGTCCGGTCTGGCCAAGGTCTAGAAGAGTTCAAGAATGAGATTATACTAATTGGAAAGTTACAGCACCGAAACCTCGTCAGATTGTTGGGCTACAGCATTCAAGGAGAGGACAAGTTGCTGCTCTATGAATATATGCCAAACAAAAGCTTGGACTGGTTTCTTTTCG ATCCAAACAAGCAGGCACTACTAGATTGGAAAAAACGGTTGTCAATCATTGAGGGAATTGCCCGAGGGCTGCTATACCTTCATCGAGACTCGAGACTTCTTATTATTCATAGAGATTTGAAAGCTAGCAATATTTTACTAGATGAAGACATGAATCCAAAGATATCGGACTTTGGTATGGCTAGAATATTTGGTGGAAACCAAAATGAGGCGACCAATACAATTCGAGTTGTTGGCACATA TGGTTACATGGCTCCGGAATATGCAATGGAAGGTTTATTTTCGGTGAAATCAGACGTATATAGTTTTGGTGTTTTGCTATTGGAATTAATTTGTGGTCGGAGGAACACTAGCTTTCGCTCCACTGAATACTTAACCTTGATTAGCTAT GCTTGGAAACTTTGGAATGAAGGAAGAGCGATTGAACTTCTTGACCCTTCTATTCGCGATTCATCCCCTGAGAATGAAGTATTGAAATGCATACATGTAGCAATGTTATGTGTTCAAGACTCTCCAGCTTATAGACCAACACTGCAGTCATTGGTTCTAATGCTGGAGAGTGAATCTTCTTCTCTGCAACAACCAAGACAACCCACCTATACTTCAACGAGAGCCTCAATTGATACAGATTTGTTTACAGAAGGCCACGACATTGTATCGTCAAATGACGTAACGGTAACAATGTTGGATGGTAGATAG
- the LOC103484571 gene encoding NAD(P)H dehydrogenase (quinone) FQR1-like, translating into MATKVYIVYYSTYGHVLRLAEEIQKGAASVEGVEVKLWQVPETLPSEVLEKMQAPPKGEAPIITPSELAEADGLLFGFPTRFGMMCAQFKAFMDATGSLWRTQSLAGKPAGIFYSTASQGGGQETTPLTAITQLVHHGMLFVPIGYSFGAGMFEMENIKGGSPYGAGTLAGDGSRQPSELELQQAFHQGKYFAGIAKKLKGN; encoded by the exons ATGGCCACCAAAGTTTACATTGT ATACTATTCCACTTATGGACATGTCTTGAGGCTGGCAGAGGAAATTCAAAAAGGAGCTGCTTCTGTGGAGGGAGTGGAAGTCAAATTATGGCAG GTGCCTGAAACGTTACCAAGCGAGGTTCTTGAAAAGATGCAAGCACCACCGAAGGGTGAAGCACCGATCATTACGCCAAGTGAACTCGCTGAAGCTGACGGTTTACTATTCGGGTTCCCTACAAGATTCGGAATGATGTGTGCTCAATTCAAAGCATTCATGGATGCAACAGGAAGTTTATGGAGAACACAATCACTTGCAGGAAAGCCAGCAGGCATTTTCTATAGCACTGCTTCTCAAGGAGGTGGACAGGAGACTACACC CTTAACAGCCATAACTCAGCTGGTTCATCATGGCATGCTGTTTGTTCCAATTGGATATTCGTTCGGAGCTGGAATGTTCGAGATGGAAAACATCAAGGGCGGGAGCCCTTACGGTGCTGGAACTTTAGCCGGTGATGGCTCCAGACAGCCTTCTGAACTTGAACTGCAGCAAGCTTTCCATCAGGGGAAGTACTTTGCTGGCATTGCAAAGAAGCTCAAGGGAAACTGA